In Equus quagga isolate Etosha38 chromosome 14, UCLA_HA_Equagga_1.0, whole genome shotgun sequence, one DNA window encodes the following:
- the MSANTD2 gene encoding myb/SANT-like DNA-binding domain-containing protein 2 isoform X3 codes for MAAPCGSELPANSPLKIPKMEVLSPASPGGLSDGNPSLSDPSTPRGASPLGPGSAAGSGAAASGGLGLGLGGRSAASSSVSFSPGGGGGGAAAAAAAACRGMSWTPAETNALIAVWGNERLVEARYQQLEGAGTVFGSKAPGPAMYERVSRALAELGYERTPSQCRERIKIMWLQSLLSNTSTAREAPSTMPAPGMGNLQVDERRLEDTELVRCPELNAVLQLWPHRC; via the exons ATGGCTGCGCCCTGTGGCTCGGAGCTGCCCGCCAACTCGCCGCTAAAAATCCCGAAGATGGAGGTGCTCTCCCCGGCCTCTCCTGGTGGCCTGAGCGACGGAAATCCATCGCTGTCCGACCCTTCCACGCCTCGGGGTGCCTCCCCGCTCGGGCCAGGCAGTGCGGCGGGCTCGGGGGCAGCGGCGTCCGGGGGTCtcgggctggggctggggggccgCAGCGCCGCCTCGTCCTCGGTCTCCTTCTCCCCTGGTGGCGGCGGTGGCGGGGCTGcggcagccgccgccgccgcctgccgGGGCATGTCGTGGACGCCGGCCGAGACGAACGCGCTCATCGCAGTGTGGGGCAACGAGCGGCTGGTGGAGGCGCGGTACCAGCAGCTGGAGGGAGCCGGCACGGTGTTCGGCAGCAAGGCCCCCGGGCCGGCCATGTACGAGCGCGTGTCCCGGGCCCTGGCCGAGCTGGGCTACGAGCGGACCCCATCCCAGTGCCGGGAGCGCATCAAG ATTATGTGGCTCCAGAGCCTCTTGAGTAATACAAGCACAGCACGGGAAGCACCCAGCACGATGCCTGCACCTG GAATGGGCAACCTGCAAGTAGATGAAAGACGATTAGAAGATACTGAG
- the LOC124252437 gene encoding endothelial cell-selective adhesion molecule-like, whose amino-acid sequence MPSRNVSLRLQGLQEKDSGSYLCSVNVHDSQGKERGHGSRSLKLNVLVPPAPPSCRLLGVPRVGTNVTLSCQSPRSKPAAQYQWERPPPSPQVFFAPVLGEGTCGDK is encoded by the exons ATGCCCTCCCGGAATGTGTCACTGCGGCTGCAGGGCCTCCAGGAGAAAGACTCCGGGTCCTACCTCTGTTCCGTGAACGTGCATGACAGTCAAGGCAAAGAGAGGGGCCATGGCAGCAGAAGTTTAAAACTCAATGTGCTGG ttcctccagctcctccatccTGCCGTCTCCTGGGCGTGCCCCGTGTGGGGACCAACGTGACCCTGAGCTGCCAGTCCCCAAGGAGTAAGCCCGCTGCCCAGTACCAGTGGGAGCGGCCACCCCCATCCCCTCAGGTTTTCTTTGCACCAGTTTTAGGTGAGGGAACTTGTGGAGACAAGTGA